Genomic segment of Geminocystis herdmanii PCC 6308:
TAGAAGAAAAAACTAATAGTTTAGAAACAAGTCTTAATGATAAATTCTCAGGATTAGATAAACGATTAGGTAATTTAGAGTTTATTTTTCGTTCCATTGCAGGGGGTATAATTATTGCTCTAATTTTAGCGGCGGCTCGTTATCTTTTTCCTAATATGACTCTTTAAATTTTAAATATTAAATAGGGACAATTTACCCATTTAATTTACAATTAGTTTAGGATTATTATATAATAAATAAAAAATTAATTATCTCTTGAAAAATGCCTTTAATTAAAGTTCAAACATCAACCCCTAATCCAGAATCCCAGCAAGTGAAAAACTTATTAACAAATTTGTCTAGCAAATTAGCCAAACATTTAGGCAAACCAGAATCCTATGTAATGACAAGTTTTGAATCAAATATTTCCATGACTTTTGGAGGAACTTTTGAGCCTGTTTGTTATGTAGAAATAAAAAGTATTGGCACAATGAGTCAAAATCAAACTAAAGCCATGAGTCAAAATTTTTGTCAAGAAATAAGTGATAGTTTAGATATAGCTAAAAACCGAATTTATATT
This window contains:
- a CDS encoding phenylpyruvate tautomerase MIF-related protein; the protein is MPLIKVQTSTPNPESQQVKNLLTNLSSKLAKHLGKPESYVMTSFESNISMTFGGTFEPVCYVEIKSIGTMSQNQTKAMSQNFCQEISDSLDIAKNRIYIEFSDAKGYLWGWNGSTF